In Pseudophryne corroboree isolate aPseCor3 chromosome 3, aPseCor3.hap2, whole genome shotgun sequence, a genomic segment contains:
- the GALR2 gene encoding galanin receptor type 2: MNVSIQMSSSDSYHPESVLIPVLYSLIFLVGTVGNSLVLAVLLRNGKINNTTNLFILNLGVADLCFIIFCVPFQATIYTLDSWVFGPFMCKAVHFFIYLTMYASSFTLTTVSLDRYLAIRYPLRSRELRTPKNALMAITLIWSLSLIFSGPYLSYYQEFQMANLTVCHPVWQISHRKTMDLCTFVFSYVIPVLILIVTYARTIRYLWTSVDPIDDMSESKRAKRRVTRMIIIVAVLFCLCWLPHHLVILCVWFAYFPLNNFTYALRILSHLVSYANSCVNPVVYALVSKHFRKGFRKICRCLLLRQRSANKIHVVPTAHTGVSTLEMACTDVTQLSEGPLHCSACCQDPGSPWEETERVGDKRGPAYITFNVT, encoded by the exons ATGAATGTCTCCATCCAGATGTCATCTTCAGACAGCTATCATCCGGAGTCTGTACTCATCCCAGTGTTGTACTCACTCATTTTCCTAGTGGGCACTGTGGGCAACAGTCTGGTTCTGGCGGTCCTGTTGAGGAATGGCAAGATAAATAACACCACCAATCTCTTCATCTTGAATTTAGGGGTAGCAGACCTCTGCTTCATCATATTCTGTGTACCCTTTCAAGCAACCATATACACCCTTGACAGCTGGGTCTTTGGCCCTTTCATGTGCAAAGCAGTACACTTTTTCATATATCTCACAATGTATGCCTCCAGCTTCACCCTcaccacagtgtccctggacag ATACCTTGCTATACGTTATCCATTGCGTTCTCGGGAATTGCGCACTCCCAAGAATGCTCTCATGGCTATCACCCTCATCTGGAGTCTGTCCTTGATCTTCTCTGGACCTTATCTTAGCTACTACCAGGAGTTTCAGATGGCTAACCTGACTGTCTGCCACCCTGTCTGGCAAATCTCCCATCGGAAGACTATGGACCTTTGTACTTTTGTCTTCAGCTACGTCATTCCTGTGCTCATTCTTATTGTCACTTATGCTCGTACTATCCGATACCTCTGGACATCCGTAGATCCCATTGACGATATGTCTGAGTCAAAGAGGGCCAAAAGGAGGGTGACACGTATGATCATCATAGTTGCTGTTTTGTTCTGCTTGTGTTGGCTTCCGCACCATCTGGTCATTCTCTGTGTCTGGTTTGCATATTTTCCACTTAATAACTTTACATATGCCCTGCGTATCCTCTCACACCTCGTGTCTTATGCCAACTCTTGTGTTAATCCTGTGGTGTATGCTCTAGTTTCTAAACACTTTCGAAAGGGTTTCCGCAAGATTTGTCGCTGCCTGCTGCTGCGCCAGAGATCAGCCAACAAGATTCATGTGGTGCCTACTGCCCACACAGGAGTCAGCACGTTGGAAATGGCATGCACGGATGTGACCCAATTAAGTGAGGGTCCCTTGCACTGCTCTGCCTGCTGTCAAGATCCCGGAAGTCCATGGGAAGAAACTGAGAGAGTTGGAGATAAAAGGGGGCCAGCATACATCACATTTAATGTCACATAG